The Triticum urartu cultivar G1812 chromosome 6, Tu2.1, whole genome shotgun sequence genome includes the window gatcaaggcatgggagacgtcaccgggctgtacgtgtgttgaacgcggaggtgccgtccgttcggcactaggatcatcggtgatctgaatcacgacgagtacgactccatcaaccccgttcacttgaacgcttccgcttagcgatctacaagggtatgtagatgcactctccttcccctcgttgttggtctctccatagatagatcttggtgacacgtaggaaaattttgaatttctgctacgttccccaacagtggcatagTTGCATGATGAGGTGCAAAACCTCTATCATGTGGTTTATTTTGGGTTACAAAACTGATTAGGGCAAAGGGATGCATTGCAAAAAATAAAAGTCAGAGAACGAGACCATTGACTGCTCATCCTCCCATTTTCACGTGCCTTCCATGttatttttccaaaaaaaaattGCGGGGATGAAAAGGAGTGTATTACTCAAGAGCCTGTAACTTCATCCCTACACAGATTAGGGATGTTAAGCGAGCCCAAGCCATACCACAGTTCGGCCCTCCGATCGCCCAAAGTTAGCTAGAACATGACTAATATTATTTTGCTCTCTAGAAATGTGAGTAACCCTACACTCCCGCtcacccatcaatctcttcaccTCTGAAATGACCATGGCATATTGTGATCGATCCTTGCTCCTAGCATTGATCAACTCGACCGCATGGAGACTATCGCATTCCAAGATTACTGGAATATGTGAAGGTAGTTTTATGTTGCACAAATTAGGGCTTACTATTTTGCTCCAACGGCTAACAGCTTAACTAGTACCCGCAGCTTTGTTAGACTGGGCAAAAACAATGCTACATATGGAAGCTTCGGTTTGGCAAATGCGAGCATGACGAAAGTACCCGGATGGTACTTGGGTCCTTTGGAGGCTCCGAGGGCCATATACAATCAATTTGAACAAGTAGGATCTCGCATCGGCTCCAGGAAACAACTACGCGGCTGAAGAACGAGCCAGGGCGGATGGAGAACTCCGCTCTCTCCTCCCCAGACCTGCCTACCAGCCCAACCCCATCGACGGCGGACCACTCCGGCCGCTGCCGCACACCTCCGCACCAGAGGTTCGAGCTCAGCCCACGCGGGCTGGACCTCTCTTGCAGCCCGCTCTCCACCCCATCCACCAAGCCGCCGCCAGGGGCAACCTTCAAGGAGGCTCTGCTCTCTGCTCCAGCCACCGCAGCGACCAGCAAGGGCAAGGACATTTACTCCTCTCCTTCTGGCTCCGCGCGTCCCACTCCGGCCTCCTCTTCGGGCAGGAATCATGGAAGACGTCCAAGGCctggcggcgatgcagggcccTCCAGCGTGAAAGACTGCGCGCCTGTCCAAGTCCCATCACGCCCTGGTGGCTGGACGGTGCAGCGCAAGAAGGGCTGGTGGCGTGCCGAACGCCGCGCACGCCGTCTGGAGGAGCAGCGAGCCATCAATGGCCGCAATAACTCCGGTTGCCAGGGCACCCACGCCGCTCCTGGACCGAAGGTGCCCATGCCGTTCCTCACCCTTCTTAAGGACAAGGCCGAGGGAAAATGCTACAGATGTCTATCCTCGCTCCACCGCATCAAAGACTGTCAAGATCCACCTACCTGCTTGCTCTGCGGGAACCCCGGCCACAAGGCGCGGCGGTGAACCAACCAGCCTGAAAAGCCTTCAGCAAGCAAGCGGCTGGTTTTCCCTCCTGGCCACCCCAACTCTCTATGCCTCCCAGCCTCCACCCGCATTCTCTTCCCGCTAGACCACCCGGTCTCGCTCCGGGAGCCGGTCTCCTCACGCCTCACCCCTCCACCAGCCAAGCCACCGTGTCCCGGCTTCCCCACGCCATCTCCTCCACGCTCCCCTCCATCCTCGGACCGGTGCCGCGCTCCCGCGATCACCCTCCCACACCCACCCCGGCGCCCCCTGCAATGGAGTACGACATGGTGCCCGGCGACGCGCGCAACATGCCAGAGTTCGTCTCCAGAATCACGCCCTTCACCCCCGACATGGCGACGGCGGAGCGATTCCACGAGGCTCACGGTGCCATCTTGATCACCCTGGGCAACAGGCCACGCATCCGTGTGGCCCAGGTGGTCGACGAGGTGGGCCGCCGCTTCGCCCTGGCGCCGGGCACGTTCTCCGTCACTATGCTCGCCCAAGGAGGAGACTTCTTCGTGCTGTTCGACGACCGGATGGTGCGCAACATCACCATCAACATGCCAGACGAGCTCCACATCGGCCACGCCTCCCTCGCCTTCCGGCCTTGGACACGTCTCGTCGGAGAAGACCTGGTCCCGCTTCCCTTCCGCGCCCGCGTCTGCCTTGAGGGGGTGCCAAAGCACGACAAGCAGCTGGAGACCGTAGCCGTCCTCTTCGACAAGTCCTGCCTCATGGACTGCATGGACAACTACCATCCCACCGACCAGGACGCGACGTGCTTCTGCGTGTGGGTGTGGTCGGCCGACCCCAAGATGATCGCTCGCCGCGGCTCCCTCACGCTGGAGGAATGGCCGTGCACATCCTCGCCGCCGATGGACTACCCTGAGCTTGGCTTCCACGAGCCACCGCCTACACACGAAGGACCGGCAAACCTCCTGCAGTACCCCATGCTGCTTCACCTTGACAAGGTGTGGGACTACACACTGCGCACCGGCCACAACTCCGGCGATAGCAGCGACTCCGGCCAAAGTGGCATTCCTTCTGACGACCATGATGACGGGCTGCCAAGAAAGCGCTCACTCACCTGGTTCTTCGCCTTCGAGGATGGTTGGCGTCCGCTGAACCGCCGCCCCGCGCACCAGCGCCTGGGCCATCGTCGTCGCGACCACTCCCCCGACAATAGTGACCGCCACGGTGGGAACGGCGGCGGGAACCACAACCACCCGCCTCCGGCACAAGGCCAGGACCATCAAGATCGCGTCGGGGGGCACTTCCCGGCGCCGGCGGAGACAACTCCGGCGGCCGCCGCCGCTACCACGCGATGGACAACCCACAGCCTGCTGACGCCGTGGTGGACGGAAGCCTTCCGTTAGCACCTACCCCTCTCGGAGGTGCGGAAACAAACGGCGCAGTCGTTACGGCCGTCAACCATGACGACACCATGCATCTGACGATGCAGTGCATGCAGAGCACTGTGCAACCCATGCCGGTCCAGACGCAAGCCCTGCCTCCTCCAATTCCAGCTCCCGACCAGGCCACTTTCGAGGGCTTCGACTCTGCGCAGATTGCTACTGCTAGCAATGGCGCAGCGCGGGCCTCCGACCATCATGAGCGGGGGCATGCTACTCTCTTGGCGGCTTCTGTGGAGACTTTTTCTTCCCATGAGTCGTTGACCGCTCCATGTGTTGGCCCAACGCTACAAGAGGCCAGCCTGGACAGCCTTGCCGCGCCGGCAGACGCGCCGTCCATCCGTGCCTTGGACGACATCCCCGAGCCAGTTTGCACACAACCCATCTCAGGGCCCAGAACCGTTGCTGCTGCTGGGCTCAAATCAAGGCGACACGGGCACTGCCGTTTCACAGCCCATCGAGGACAACATCGCCTTCAGCCCGACCACTACACCTGATGCTGCTGCGCTTATCACCGCTTCAGAGAACTTCGCTGCCGCAATCCACACCGAGATCCAGCCACCGCTGATACCCACACCACCGGCAACCTCCACCCCGATggcgccgccgcgccgcaccaGTAGGCATCTCGCCGGAAAGCCCCCCTCCGCGCTAGGCACCATCGAGCGGGCTAGGGGTGTGCTGCGGAAGAAGTGGGGAATTACTGAAGACGACGATGGCGCCGCCTCGGAGGAAGCCCTCCTGCAACGATTTCTCGACCTATTCAAGGAGCCACTGTCTGCCGACGAGATCGACGTGGTCAAGGCCCTGTttggctcctgccagctatccaaGGCCACGCCGACGCTCCTGGGCAGGCCAGCCTCGGGCCGCCGCCTGCGCACCAGGCGCAACGTCGCAAGGTGATTCCCGGTCGTGTTCTCCATCGAGCTCCTCATCCTCCAATGATTGACTCTAGCAAGATTTTGCGGAGCGCGTCCGTCGCTGCCGCCGGGCACCTTGTACCTGTATCTGCATTTCCCCTCTATCAATTTCATCAGTTCAGTACTAGCCTTCAAGTTtagtttcttcagtttagcgccATCCCTAGCCTGTATCGCCAGGTTGCCAATCACTGGCTAACCCATCTGCCTATTCATTCCTGAGAACAATTATGTTTCCAATGAGTGAGCACAATTGTACTGTCTTCAATTGGAACGTACGGGGCCTCAACAACCCCGCTCGGCGTCTGATTGTTCGAGATTTGGTCCGCCAAAACCGTGCTTCCATAGTCtgcctccaagaaacaaaacttgTTGTCGTTGATTGCGCCGCTATCCTTGAGATCCTGGGGCCCCTGTTTGCCGACTCATTATGTTCCTTCCTGCAGTTGGAACCAGGGGTGGCATCATACTTGCTTTCAACTCAGACCTCTTCTCCATCCAGAGCACCTCCAACACCCTAAACACTATATCTGCATCAATATCCATGCGTGCTTCTGTGGCCTGTTGGTGCATCACGGTGGTGTACGGTCCGCAGGGAGACAATGAGAAATTCTCCTTCATCGATGAGCTGAAAACAATCCGTCAAAATAGCGAGCCTGCGTGGTTGCTTCTTGGTGACTTCAACCTACTGTGCAAGGCTGATGACAAGAGCAATGCATTGGTCAGTAGACGCCTGATCAATGCCTTTCGTGCTGCTCTTAACCACATGGAGGTCTCTGAATTGCGGCTCCATGGGCGGCGATTCACATGGACGAGCACATGTCAGTTGCAAACAAAAACCAAGATCGACCATGTCTTCTGCTCAACCGAATGGGGCCTGCTCTTTCCCCAATGTCACCTGCGGGAACTTTCCTCGTCGGTCTCTGACCACTGTGCGATGGTGCTGACAGGGCAGATGAGTCAATGACAATTTAAAGGCTTCCGTTTTGAAAACTACTGGCTGCGAATGAGAGGTTTTGATGCAGTTGTTCAAGATTCTTGGAGCGCACCTTGCCCTCACACCGATGCAATGATGATCCTTCACAACAAGCTATCGCGGCTGGCCAGAGCACTAAGACACTGGAGCAGGAAAAAGATCGGGAACGTGACCTTGCCGTCCGCTATTGCTGATCAACTTATCTTGGGCTTGGATCAAGCACAAGACCACCGCGACCTCACTTTGGCAGAAATTGGGCTTAGGCAACACCTGAAGACGAAACTCCTTGGACTGGCTGCTATTCAGCGCATCCGCATCAGGCAACGCTCGAGAATAATTTGGCTGCGTGCCGGTGACGCAGACTCTAAACTCTTCCACATCAAAGCGAACGGACGCCGTCGCAGAAACTTCATCCCCTTACTGCAAACAGATGAGAGCCAACTCACCACAATGGCTGACAAGCACAAGGAGTTACACCGCCACTTCTCTACAACCATTGGCACTCCGAAGACTAGGCAGTGCTCCCTCAACTGGAACCTACTTGATCTCCCTCGGCTGGACCTCTCCTCTCTGGACGAGCAATTCTCagaggaggaaatcaagaaagCTGTGTTTGCCCTTCCCTCGGGCAAAGCTCCGGGCCCTGACGGCTACACCACGGATTTCTTCAAAAGATGCTGGGAGGTGATCAAGCATGATGTCTCTGCAGCTCTGCACCAATTCTTCGCCCTACGCGGCAAGCACTTCCACCTGCTCAATCTGCCTACATAACACTACTGCCAAAATTCAATGAGGCCGTCAAAGTAAAAGACTTCCGCCCGATAAGTTTGATCCACTCAGTGGGAAAGATTGCCGGAAAGTTGCTCTCCATCCGACTTGCCCCATTCCTGTAGCTGCTGATTCCCCTCTCCCAGAGTGCGTACATCAAATCCAAAAGCATTCATGCCAACTTTCTCTTCGTCAAAAACGCGATCCGTAGCCTACACCAGCACAAGGACCCAGCTCTGTTGCTCAAGATGGACATCGCCGGTGCTTTTGACAATATCTCTTGGTCGTTCCTGATGGAACTCTTCTCTCGCATGGGTTTTGGCCACAAATGGTGTGACATGGTTTCCCTGCTTTGGAGCACCACCACCTCACGAGTAATGGCAAATGGCGAGCTTGGTCCACCTTTAATCCATCGCCAAGGCCTACGTCAGGGAGACCCACTATCCCCCATGATCTTCACTCTTGCAATTGCCCCCCTTCATTGGCTATTTGCTAAGGCTGCAGATGCTCAGCTACTCACTCCGCTCCACTTGCCACCCTCCCAGCTTCGAGTGAGCCTGTACGCCGACGACGCTGCATTGTTCATCTCGCCCAAGGCAACCGACATCAAGCTCACCAAGGAGATCCTTGGCTGTTTTGGCTCTGCCTCTGGCCTTGTTTGCAATATACAAAAGAGTGGTATCTTCCCAATTTGTTGTGACGACATCGACCTGGTTTCACTCTTGCAGCAGCTCCCGGTACCTGTTCTTCAATTCCCTTGCACCTATCTCGGGCTCCCCCTGCACTACAAGAACATCACTCGAGCAGACATCCAGCCCATCCTTGATAAGCTTGCGTCCAAGCTCCAAAAGTGGCGTGGCAAACTGATGACTGGGGATGCTCGTCTGCAATTGATCAACTCTGTACTCTCTTCAATCCCCGTCTACCTGATTACTATTTTCAAACTGGGGGCATGGGCCATCAAGCAAATTGACAAACTCCGAAGGAACTTCCTCTGGAGATCAAAGCCCGACGCCGAGGGAGGACTTGCTTTGGTGAACTGGTCCACCGTCTGCCGCCCTAAGAGCCTGGGTGGACTCGGCGTCATTGGCCTTAAGCGCTTTGGCAGGGCCTTGCGCCTGTGATGGAAATGGCTTGAATGGCGCGACCAAGACAGGCCTTGGATTGGCTCTCCCATTCCCTGTGACAAGGACGACCTCGCCTTATTTGCTGCGGCAACTAACATCTTCATCGGTTCAGGAACGCGTGTCAAGTTCTGGCATGATCGTTGGCTTGCCGGTGATGCCCTGGGCCAGATCGCGCCGGACTTACTTCATCTATGCTACAGGAAAAACCTCACTGTCAAGAAGGCACTAAATGGGCAGCATTGGCTTTCAGGTCTGCACCGTATTTCTTCTGAGTCTGAGATGAGGCAGTTCACCAATCTCTGGGCAAGGCTGCGCAGCATTGTTCTTGATCCAGCGACGCATGATGAGATCACGTGGAACTGCAACGCTGCTGCAGCCTACACCACAAGCTCGGCCTACCGCTGCCAATTCCTTGGCTCCTTTGTCGTCGCCAACTACGACAAGCTCTGGAAGTCCAAGGTCGAGGCCAAATGTAGGTTCTTCTTCTGGCTCTTTCTCAAAGGCAAGATACTCACCAATGACAACCTGGCCAAGCGGGGAATTCCCCACGGCCCCAAGTGCGCCCTATGTGATCAGTGTGAGGAATCAGCGCTACATCTCATCATCCAGTGCCCGTTTGCACGATCAACTTGGTTGCTGGGGGAGATTGGCAAGACCTTCCTGCACTTACGAGGGCGGCGCAGCAAGCAAGCTCGATCATCAACTGGTGCGATGATCATGTTTGCCCACTTGGAGCCAAGGCGATCAACACTGCCATCTATACAGGATGGAACATCTGGAAAGAACGGAATCGACGGGTGTTCGAGAAGCATGTGCAGTATGAAGACGAGCTGCTTAACCTGATCAAGCAAGACATCCTCCAGCCAATGCTCTCCTTTCATTGGACTAGTGACACACAGAATTCTCCTGAACCTGAACCTGATTAGGCTAGGCTAGTTCTTTATTTCTCTTCCCATGTAAGGACCTTTGTATTTGTTTTACTCCTGCTCAATATATAGGCAGATGATCTGCcagttcctcaaaaaaaaaattTGAACAAGTAGACACTGACCCACAAAACCCCACGCTGATGAGCGCTTGAGTCCAAATTAATCAAAATCTGACGACGCAAACCTTACGCTTGCACGCATTACGGGCGGCCGACGAAATTTTAATCATCGGGGATGTATATGCATAGGACAAACTCCTTAACTACTAGAGTAATCAAACCATGGCCGGGTCCAAGCAATGACTAGGATACGCGCACTGGAGCTTAGCCATGACGCGAGCCGTTTGCCGGctgtcttcctcttcttcttctcccgaGCAGGCTTCTTTAATCGATCAGTTCGCGATTAGTTCTTGACTTTTGGGCTCTTTATCTAAGCCAAAGTAAGCAAAGCCTCATGTTTATGACTTTATATGGCCAGGCTCGATCTAGCCACCGCCTGCTTTGGGTCGTTTCCTCTCCAGGTACGGTGAGAACGTACGGCTCCGGCGAACCGGGCCCCTCGGCGTTGTCGCGCGGCCATTGCACGGCCGCCCAACCAAACCCATTTTAACCAGCGCGGGACGTCACGGAAGATCGTTTCCCGCGGCTGTGGTGAGTGCGTGCATGCCGTGTATGTGTCGCTCCATTGGACGATCGATCGGTCGATGGATCCATGGGATTATCTATTGGTGAAGTGGTTGGCCGTGAGGTCAGTGGCGACTTGGCAGCGCGCGGCAGCTAAGCTGCTCCCACATCGTTTGTTTAGTTGTGCTAGTTGACCTTGTCAGAGCGCACGTGATGGAATGGAGAACTCGATcagtgggagagagagagagatcggagATGTGCCCTATCAACTAACGGTAGAAGCATGAAGCAGCAGCCCGGCCCCCGCAGCGATCGTTCGATCAAGCTGTGATCCTGCCGTTCGAACAGACCATATGGCAGCTAGCACTAATTTTTTTTTGATGGCGTGGCTTGTTGTGATTTGGTAATGAtttcgaggaggaggaggacaccTAAGCTTGGCTTAGCTGCCCTCTTATCACGGAGTTCGAGTTCGAGCGGTGTTTACTAGTACTAGTGGCGTTTGTATATGTACATGCTGGCACCGACGTGCCGTACGGTACGTCCTTGTAGAAGATTTCAATTTCAATGCCATGCTTATCTATGCGATCGGTGAGGCGGACAGCGTATGTACGCAGGCACCTCGCCGTTTGAATTTTCTTTTAAATATTCTTAAGATGTTTTAAAGTCTGGGTGGAGACAGAGAGTTTTACGTACGTTTGGTGAACGCTCTTAGCATGGTGACCGGTGCACGCAGCCTCCGCTCCGCCGTGAAGAGGTTCAGGCTGTCCGTGCTTGCTAGTACCGCCAAAGCTACAGTGATGTTAGTAGTGTTGCTTGGAGGGAAACCGAAAAAAATAACCGGTGAAAACCATGCTGCACTGAGAATTCCATGAAAATCACGTTTTTTAGCTTTCAACTTTTAAAAAGAAAAAACATACTACTTCAGTACATTAAGAGGGTGATGTTCTATTAGCACGTGGAGTTTCAAGTTCAAACACAAATTCTCTTATGATGATGAAAAAAAACAAGTTTAGCAATGAATAGTGACATTTACTGTTTGGCACATTTTTACCAACACAAATGAAAACGCCTGTAATAAGCAGCGGTACTATGCCTTCAGGGGAGATAAAGAGGATGGTTCTCACGCGGGCTTATGAGAgtgtgcttggatacgttttagtcccatgactaaaattagttggactaaaacttgctagcctcatccatgtttggatccaaatactaaagagaGGTGGTGTTTGGTTCTTCAGTCccaggactttttctagtcccaattAAAAAGTCTATAGTCCTTAAAAAGTCCCTCCCTGTTTGTTTTCAGAGACTAAAAAGTCTCAGTCCCTTCCTAGAGGctattaaatgaccatgttgcccCTGGTATATAGAAAAATAATAATCAAACAACATCATGGGGTGGCGGGCCAATAGGTGCAtggaggggcattgttggaaaagtcccaaaaagactctccttgatagtcttcttcatttagtctcaaatgcctagtttagtccctaaaaagtccctcccgtttggtaaaaaagtctctaagagagactttttctagtccctacacaaaaaagcccctgaaaacaaacacccattaaaatcaagttaatgagcatttattatcctccaaacccttcaatccagaactcgcctgtgttaaaggtgGGGACTTAAATGAGGAGAGAGAGGACTAATTCACATTTTAGTAGGgatacccctgactaaaaaattttagtctcaagactaatTTTAGCCGCTCTTTAGTCAGGGGGTGCTTAAAACTTTAGTCTCTTAAAAAAACTAtgtttagtcagactaaaataaatcctttggatccaagcaccctcttagaaCCTTCCTTGTGTTTGGCATGATCGTGACTTGACAAATACTAGTAGAATGGCTTGACCTGCTGCGTACACTGTCCATGTACACTTGTTACTTGGACGCCGATTCCACATAAACATCCAAAGCTAGAGAATCCCTGTGAGGTTGAAAACGAAGTGTTACTCCCCGAAACCACATTCTTCTACTCTAATACTCCGTAACATTCACGTACCATTTGACCGGCGAAGTGGGGAGATACTGCTGGCACAAACCCATCGTATCCTGCCCCAAAATAAAGCAAGAGATCTTAGCAATTCGTAATCGGTCGCCGTACGCCAAAGGACGGGCCGGTCGGCACGGCAACCTGATTTTGTTGGGACTTCCATGTCACTAGCAGAGCAGAGATGCTCTGGCCCCTTGGCTCTTGCCAACGACAAACGCAGCCCTCAGCTTTCGGACGTGCGTGCGGGTGCGTTTGTCTCGGCATGATACACGTTGGGAGATGTGGGGTAGTCGGATCGCTCGTGCTCATCTCCTTCTGCCCACCTTCCCAAGCGTCCCTCTCCTCTCTGCTGCACAGTCCCAACAGTTGTCGGCGTGCCGTGGACACGTAAGCACGCCGTTCCCTACGTCCCTCGTGCCCTGTTCCCAAGGCAGTACAGTTCACCTGCATCTCGTGTATTTTTTGGCTGGCTGGAGCAAGGAATGCCAGCCCAGGAACAGCCTACACCAGCTGCGTCTGTTTCTCCTAGTAGCACTAGTACTATCTTATTCTCAGCAAGACGTTAAACGCATGTAGCATCAGTATGACAGATTGACACTCCGCATTAAGAAATCCGTCGAGAGCTTTGCTTCAAACGGTCTTCCAGGAAACGACGTTTCCGCAGGTGCCAGCCGCTGCCTGAAGTGTAGTGTAGCACGCACGAGGGTCTGCAGCACGAGCTTGGGATCCGGAAGAAGCTCGGTGGGATATCCTAGCGGGGACCGGATCCGCGTCATGCGCTTTCCTCATCTCGATGTGACCAGACCCATTTTCACCACCACCACACTCCCTTTGGAGCACAAGAATCCTTTTACGAGTGCACCTAAAAGCTTCCACTTTGCTGCTTGCTTTGGATGTTAATTCTTGCATTACGCCGGATAAGCCCCCTACCCCGATCGAGAGTGCTTTGATGACATAGATCCTGCTTTGCCGTTACCCGTTTTGTCTGGAGCGGGTTGGATCGATCTCGATCGGTCCGTTGCGTGCATCAATGGCGGTCTTGGAATTAGACCGGCCAAGGCGCCAAGTACGCGTATGCTGGTTGCTGCTCGCCTGCTCAGCAAATTTGGACGGTCCATCACGCTGTGACTGCGATACCTACACGCACCGCGTTGATAGCAATAGGTTGCTGTCCGCGAACATGTTATCTTGACAAGATGCAATCCGGGTCATTTTCAACTGGCATGTGTGGCATGTGCACGCTATTTCATCTGACTGCAGCAGATGAACCAACTGAAATACGAACGAACCAGATTGGATCGATATATAGGCTATGGCATGTTACCAGATTATTCTCCCCGGGATTTCGTTGAACGCGTTTGCACTGAACGTGTACGTACGCTGTGTGAGTGCCGCGGACATGTTCTCGTGAGCGTACTTTGCAGCAGATAACATGGCCACAAAAAAGGGTATTACTAGGATCAAGCGAATATATGGCATTCCTTTCAGAAACTCAACGACCGATTCCCTCAAGGGAAAAGCTCAACCACCGGAACCGACCAAAGCTCGGAAGCTCGCCACATCAAGCTAGCGAATCTTTTCATTCtaaggcctcttttggttcatagggtaggaaaatcataggaatagaaaaattatagaaaatgagatgacatgtatctcaaatttTATGAGTAGTAATAAGAAAGGAGATGCTCTTTAATTCACATCATAAGATTTTTTCCATTGAAtctaggctaatgtttattttcctatgaaatgtaaAGGATAGGAAGAATTCCTTAACAGGAATAGGATttcattcctacaaaccaaagggctctaaaggaatTTTTCTATAGAAATTATATCCTATGAAATTTCTACAAGATTACTCTAAACCAAAGGATCTAGGGCTTTTTCTTGCTTTGAATACCTACGTGCATCACCTGAATTACTACACTAGCCTCTGTGCGACGCCATGACAAAAACAAGGCTAAAATGACGCACAAAACGCTGGCGAGTCCCACACGGGCGCGCGCCCACACGCACAGTGACGAGGCCCTTGCCCGGAGTCTTCCCTCCCCGTCCTGTCGTATATAAAACAAGCCATTGTCAAGCTCGCTTCTCCTGCCATTAGACCGCCCAGCTTCAACTCCTTCCTTCTTCCACACACGCAGAGCAGAACACAGCTAGCACAGGAAAGCGGAGACCTTCGACCTGCCAGCTGTTGCATGATGGCAAGGCGGCAGAGAGGATTCCGGCTCGGCCGGAAGCTGCTCGGGCTCTGGCGCCGGGCGCTCTGCAACCGCCGGCGACGCGGCTACGCCCGCCTGCAGCGGTGCCAGCTGGGAGCTGGCGCAAAGCCGTCCCACGCGGCCGTCGGgagcgccaagcagcagcagcagcagctggtgGTGCTGCCGCGGGAGCGGGAGCGGGACGAGCCCCGGCGGATGCTGGGGTGGGGGCGGTCGCTGGCGCGGCGGATGCGGCTCCTGCCGCGGCGCGGCGAGCGGCTGCTGGAGGAGGCCGGCGAGGCGACGACGCCCAAGGGGCAGGTGGCGGTGTACGTGGGCGGCGACGAGCCCGGCGGGGAGTCGATGAGGTACGTGGTGCCGGTGGTGTACTTCAACCACCCGCTCTTCGGGGAGCTGCTGCGCGAGGCCGAGGAGGAGTTCGGCTTCGAGCACCCCGGCGGGATCACCATCCCCTGCGCGGCCACGCGGTTCGAGCgcgccgccgccatggccgccgccggcggcggccGGAAGGCGCCCGGCTGGTGGTAGCACGGCGCCTGCCCTGCCTCCTGTACAGCAGTTACTACATGCATGAGCACACATGCGTGCTCGATTGAATAGATAGTTGGATGGATGTGTGTATTTTTTTTTCTCTTTACCAGTTTGACTTTTTTTTTCCTGGGTGTTTGTGGGTGCTCATGCGATGCGATCATGCGAGTTTTTTTAGTTTTAGCGAAGATGGAGGAGCGGCCCAGGAGGCCAGATTT containing:
- the LOC125513894 gene encoding auxin-responsive protein SAUR36-like: MMARRQRGFRLGRKLLGLWRRALCNRRRRGYARLQRCQLGAGAKPSHAAVGSAKQQQQQLVVLPRERERDEPRRMLGWGRSLARRMRLLPRRGERLLEEAGEATTPKGQVAVYVGGDEPGGESMRYVVPVVYFNHPLFGELLREAEEEFGFEHPGGITIPCAATRFERAAAMAAAGGGRKAPGWW